Proteins co-encoded in one Streptomyces roseochromogenus subsp. oscitans DS 12.976 genomic window:
- the argS gene encoding arginine--tRNA ligase: protein MTPEDLAAVISDGIHTAMRSGHLSAEVPEQIRVERPRHRGHGDYSTNVALQLAKSAGLPARAVAEVLAPLVSAAAGVAKAEAAGPGFLNITLESGAIGVLARDIVLAGDAYGRTDRLGGLRLNLEFVSANPTGPVHIGGARWAVVGDVLARLLEAAGADVSREYYFNDAGVQIDRFVRSLLAAAQGSPVPEDGYSGAYIGEIAAAVLRRRPAVLDLPETECHAVFRAVGTELMFAEIKTSLAAFGTHFDTYFNEKDLHDRGDLDAALARLQSGGHVFEDQGAIWLRTTDFGDDKDRVLVKSDGSWTYFTADCAYYLNKRSRGFERVVIMLGADHAGYVGRMRAMAACFGDDPDRHLEILIGQLVNLVKDGTPVRMSKRAGTVLTLDDLTEAVGVDAARYALARASVDAVIDLDIDLLARQSNDNPVYYVQYAHTRPCSVLRKAEEAGIGKGAPEDFDPALLTHGREVDLLGMLAEFPQVVAAAAALREPHRVAYYLEALAGTYHRFYDACRVLPLADEAPDDRTRARLWLTEASRLVLGNGLRLLGVSAPERM, encoded by the coding sequence GTGACTCCAGAAGATCTCGCGGCCGTCATCTCCGACGGCATCCACACGGCCATGCGGTCCGGACACCTCTCTGCGGAGGTGCCCGAGCAGATCCGCGTGGAGCGCCCCCGGCACCGCGGCCACGGCGACTACTCGACCAACGTCGCCCTGCAACTCGCCAAGTCGGCGGGTCTGCCCGCCCGGGCCGTCGCCGAGGTGCTGGCGCCTCTGGTGAGCGCGGCCGCCGGAGTCGCGAAGGCCGAGGCCGCAGGCCCCGGATTTCTGAACATCACGCTGGAGAGCGGGGCGATCGGCGTCCTGGCACGGGACATCGTCCTGGCCGGCGACGCCTACGGCCGCACCGACCGGCTCGGCGGCCTGCGGCTCAACCTGGAGTTCGTCTCCGCCAACCCCACCGGCCCGGTGCACATCGGCGGAGCCCGCTGGGCGGTCGTGGGCGATGTGCTGGCCCGGCTGCTCGAGGCCGCGGGCGCGGATGTGTCGAGGGAGTACTACTTCAACGACGCGGGTGTACAGATCGACCGCTTCGTCCGCTCACTGCTCGCCGCGGCGCAGGGCTCGCCGGTGCCCGAAGACGGCTACAGCGGCGCGTACATCGGGGAGATCGCGGCAGCCGTGCTGCGCCGGCGGCCCGCCGTCCTGGACCTGCCGGAGACCGAGTGCCATGCCGTGTTCCGGGCGGTGGGTACGGAGCTGATGTTCGCCGAGATCAAGACGTCACTGGCCGCGTTCGGAACACACTTCGACACCTACTTCAACGAGAAGGACCTGCACGACCGGGGCGACCTGGACGCCGCCCTCGCCCGTCTGCAAAGCGGCGGCCACGTCTTCGAGGACCAGGGCGCGATCTGGCTGCGCACCACGGACTTCGGCGACGACAAGGACCGGGTCCTGGTGAAGAGCGACGGCTCCTGGACGTACTTCACCGCGGACTGCGCGTATTACCTGAACAAGCGGTCCCGGGGCTTCGAACGGGTCGTCATCATGCTGGGCGCCGACCACGCCGGCTATGTGGGCCGGATGCGGGCCATGGCGGCCTGTTTCGGCGATGATCCGGACCGGCACCTGGAGATCCTGATCGGCCAGCTGGTCAACCTGGTCAAGGACGGCACACCGGTCCGGATGAGCAAGCGTGCGGGTACGGTCCTCACCCTCGACGACCTCACCGAGGCGGTCGGCGTCGACGCCGCGCGGTACGCGCTGGCCCGGGCCAGCGTGGACGCGGTGATCGACCTCGACATCGACCTGCTGGCCCGGCAGTCGAACGACAACCCCGTCTATTACGTCCAGTACGCCCACACCCGGCCCTGCTCCGTGCTGCGCAAGGCGGAGGAAGCAGGGATCGGGAAGGGCGCCCCGGAGGACTTCGACCCCGCCCTGCTCACCCACGGGCGGGAAGTGGACCTGCTGGGCATGCTGGCCGAGTTCCCGCAGGTCGTAGCCGCTGCGGCCGCACTGCGGGAGCCGCACCGGGTGGCGTACTACCTGGAGGCGCTGGCCGGTACGTACCACCGCTTCTACGACGCCTGCCGGGTCCTGCCACTGGCCGACGAGGCCCCGGACGACCGCACCCGCGCCCGGCTGTGGCTGACCGAGGCCAGCAGACTGGTCCTGGGCAACGGCCTGCGGCTGCTCGGAGTCTCGGCACCGGAACGGATGTGA
- a CDS encoding helix-turn-helix transcriptional regulator produces MDDEAGDHLIREAEKIAVALGRMFPGLCEVVLHDLRDPRHAIRAIENNLSGRQVGDSATELGLARIQDPHYPSVIQNYPNQFPDGRPAKSTSIGIKNAAGEYIAALCLNLDVSVLSPVTLVLSNLVATDTEHREQPLETLQDRNARELRQAVEVHAAERAATPRSLSREDKRALVRQLQRDGYFASRDAAQTIADLLGVSRATVYNYAK; encoded by the coding sequence GTGGACGACGAGGCCGGCGACCACCTCATCCGTGAGGCCGAGAAGATCGCCGTAGCGCTGGGCCGTATGTTCCCGGGCCTGTGCGAGGTGGTGCTGCACGATCTGCGCGATCCGCGGCATGCGATCCGGGCGATCGAGAACAACCTCTCCGGCCGCCAGGTCGGGGACTCCGCCACAGAGCTGGGCCTGGCCCGCATCCAGGATCCCCACTACCCCAGCGTCATCCAGAACTACCCCAATCAGTTCCCCGACGGCCGCCCGGCGAAGAGCACGTCCATCGGCATCAAGAACGCCGCGGGGGAGTACATCGCCGCCCTCTGCCTGAACCTGGACGTGTCCGTCCTGTCACCGGTGACGCTCGTGTTGTCCAACCTGGTGGCCACGGACACCGAACACCGCGAGCAGCCCCTGGAGACGCTCCAGGACCGTAACGCGCGTGAACTGCGTCAGGCGGTGGAGGTGCATGCCGCAGAGCGCGCCGCGACGCCCCGGTCGCTGAGCCGGGAGGACAAGAGGGCACTCGTACGACAGTTGCAGCGTGACGGCTACTTCGCGTCCCGCGATGCCGCACAGACCATCGCGGACCTGCTCGGTGTGTCCCGGGCGACCGTCTACAACTACGCGAAGTAG